Genomic segment of Maricaulis maris:
GTGACCGGAATTTCAGGACACCACAATCCTCGAGCAGCCTGTCGATTTGCGCGCGTGCTGCGCTATCCAGAGGCGTGCGGCGGGGATAGAGCGGCGCCGCAGTGTCGCGATCATTGACCCATGGCGCATCCCAAAGCTCGGTCGCCTGGATGAAGGCCCGGGCGCGGGCTTGGCCGCCGGTCTCGAGGCAGCCAGCCAGACAGGTATCGACATAGGTCTGTGGAATGGGGTGGTTGGCGTCGGCCCTGACCTGCTCGCGATTGACCACGATCCAGTAACGCCCCTCCGGCAGGTCGGAGCGATCCTCGCCGGCGGGGTGGACGCTGGACGGGTCGAGTTCGGTGAAGACATAGCCGCGCTCGCGATGGCGCAGCGCATCGGTAATCTCGGTCGGGACGAGGGCGGCGTGAAGGATGTGGCCCGCAACCGGCCGGACACCGGCATAGGTCGCTGCCTCATCGCCATAGCGGACCGTCCACCCGCGTCGCCAACCGGTCGCGATCACCGGCCGGATCTCGCTCTGGATGCCTGAATAGGTGCGCCGGCTGTAGCTGCTGAGCAAGCTGCCATAGCCGATCATGTAGTCCGACACGCGCCTCTCCCTGCCGCAAAAGCAAAACGGCGCGGATTGCTCCGCGCCGTTTCATACTGGATGGCTCAGCGCCTGTGTCCAGCCTGCCTAGCGGCGCGAGCGCCGGGTCGAGCGCGAGGAACGCGACTCTGACGAGCTGCTGTAGGACGCCTGGGCGACCGGGACTTCCTCGGAATAGACCGAATTGTCGACCGGCATCTCGGTCCCATAGAGATAGGTGTTGGCCTGGCTCGACGGGGCCGTCTGGCGCGAGGCCATCGGCTGGACTTCCGAGCTCATCGGCGGGTTGTGGCCCGGGATGTTGATCTCGTTACAGTCCACCAGACGCCATTCCCAGCGCTCTTCCGTGCGCAGCGAGTAACGGGTGATGGTCTGGGTCTCGACCGGGACGACATGGCTGTCGACCGTGGCATGCTGATCGAGGACTTCGACGCGATAGGTGTCGCGTTCCTCGGCGATCGGAATTTCCTCGATGCGGGCTTCCTGGACCAGGACATCGCGCGTGATCTGGGCGTACTCGGCGGGGTGGTTGACCTCGCGGATGGTAGCCGGCTGCACAACGATGTTGCGGGTCACGGTCTGGTATTCGCCGGCTTCCTCGACCAGGCACCAGACTTCACCGGTTTCGCTGTCGAATCGGGTCATCGATGCGCCCGGCACATAGCCCCGGCGCCAGACCATGCGTGGTTCGCGCACGAGGATGGTTTCGGTGACGGTGTCATGGGTGGCCGGGATGACCTCGTATTCGACATAGGCCGGACGAACCTGGACGGTCTCGGTGCGGCTCTCATAGACCGGCTCGTGCACGATGTAGCGCATGCCGGCGTCACGCGAGACATATTCGCGATACTCGTCCCGCAGGCGCGGCGGTGCCACGTCATAGCGCTCATAGGAGTCCTGGGTCGTGACCTGTTCGGAATAGGTGTCGTATTCGGGCGCGACGCGGATGCGCGCATAGCACTCACCTGTTGCAGCCGTGCTCGGCGGATCCGGCGGGAACCATTCGGTGTCACCTGCAAAGGCTGAAGAGGCGCCAAGCAGCACGATGGCGCTTGCGCACAGGAGTTGGTCTTTCATCTTGGATCCCCCTTGGAAACTGTCCCGAGTCGCGCTGGCGAACGCAAACGGATGACAGAGGGTTAACGGAAACGAGGGGTCTCGTTAACCATTATTCCGCCCGTCAGTTCGCTTTCAACCAGCAGGGGAATTTGCCGGCCTGGCATCGCCTCATGGGGTAACGCCGGCGCCCATCATCGCCATCATCATATAGCCGGTCAGCATGGCCGCCCAGGTGCCGACAATATAGCCGACGATGGCCAGCAGGACCCCGACCGGAGCGAGCGAGGGGTGGAAGGCCGTTGCGACAACCGGTGCCGAGGCAGCGCCGCCGATATTCGCCGTCGAGCCAACCGCGATGAAGAAGGTGGGCGCCTTGATTAGCGAGGCGACGGCGAGCAGGAGCGAGATGTGGATGGCCATCCAGATCGATCCGATCAGGAAGAATTCGGTGTTGCGGAAGATCGCCGTGATGTCCATCCGCATGCCGATCGTCGCGACCAGGACATAGATGAAGACCGAGCCGACCTTCATGGACCCGGCACCGGTCAGGCTGCGGGCCTTGGTGAAGGACAGGCTGACCCCGATGATGGTCGCCGACAGCATCAGCCAGAAGAAGCCCGAGGCCATCCCCAGATCCGCCAGGCCCGGCGCATGCGTCGCGACCCAGGGGCCCATGATGTCGGCGATGATGTGGGAGAGGCCCATGGCGCCGAGGCCGAAGGCGAGAATCACCATCAGGTCCTTGAGATCGGGAATCCGGGCATGGGCCTGCTCGAACTCATCGGCCTTGCGGCGCAGCGCATCGACGGCTCCGGTATCCGCCTTGAGCGCGCGATCGATCCGTTTGGCGTTGGCCACGCCGAGCAGAAGGATGGCCAGCCAGATATTGGCGACGATGATGTCGACCGCGATCCAGGCCGAGTAGACCTCGCCGCCGACGCTGAAGAACTCGTACATCGCCGCCTGGTTGGCGCCGCCGCCGATCCAGGACCCGGCGAGGGTCGTCATGCCGCGCCAGACCGCATCCGGCCCGGTCACACCGATGACGTCCGGGAACAGCCAGCTGGCGACCAGCAGGGCGAGCGGGCCGCCGATCATGACGCCGACCGTGCCGGTGAAGAACATGATCAGCGCCTTGGGTCCGAGCCGGAAAGTCGCCGGCAGGTCTGCCGACATGGTCAGCAGGACAAGGGCCGCGGGCAGCAGATAGCGCGAGGCGACGAAATAGGTCTGCGAGGCCTCGGGATCGACGATGTTGAAGAGGTTCAGCAGCGAGGGCAGGAAGTAGCACAGCAGCAGCGGCGGGAAGACGCGGTAGAAGCCGCGGGCCAGCTTGCTGTCGAGACTGGAGGTCCAGAAGACCAGCCCCAGCAGGGCGGCCAGCAGACCCATGATGATGGCGTCATTGCTGAATAGCGGCGCGGCTTCGGCTTCCATGATCGTCCCCTTCGACACTTCGGTCGGCGCGATAGGACGGGTTTTGGGCGCGCGTTGCAAGCCGCGGAATGCAAAACGGCCCGACGTTTCCGCCGGGCCGTTTCGTCAGTTCTGTCCGAACCTTACCAGATCGAGACGCGCTCTTCCGGCGGCAGGTAGAGGTCGTGCTCTTCAGTGATGCCGAAGGCTTCGTACCAACCATCCTGGTTGCGCAGGGCGCCATTGATCCGGTACTGCGCCGGCGAGTGCGGTCCCTGACGCAGCTGACGGACAAGAGCCTGTTCGGTGTACAGGTTCCGCCAGACTTGGCCCCAGGCCATGTAGAAGCGCTGGTCCCCGGTGAAACCGTCGAGCACCGGCGCTTCGCCGCCATGGTCGCGGAGATAGAGCTGGTAGGCCCGGTGGGCCATCGACAGGCCACCGACATCGCCGATGTTCTCGCCAAGCGACAAGCGTCCGTTGACGAATTCGCCCTCGATCGGGGAGAACTCGCTGTACTGGGCCGCCAGCTGATCGGTACGCGCGTCAAAGTTCCCGCGGCTGTCGTCGGTCCACCAGTCACGAAGCACGCCATCGCCATCGGAGCGGCTGCCCTGATCGTCGAAGCCGTGGCCCATTTCATGGCCGATCACGGCACCAATGCCGCCGAAGTTGACCGCCGGATCGGCATAGGGGTCGAAGAACGGACCCTGAAGGATGGCCGCCGGGAAGACGATCTCGTTTGCCGTCGGCGAATAATAGGCGTTCACCGTTTGCGGCGTCATGCCCCATTCCCAATGGCGGATCGGACCGCGCAGGCGGGCCCGGCTATCGGCGCGAGCCCAGGCCGAAATACGCTCGGAATTGCCGAACAGGTCATCCGGGCGGATTTCGATAGAGGAATAGTCCGGCCACTGGTCGGGATAACCGATCTTCGGCGTGAAGTTCTCGAACTTGTCGATCGCTCCGGCGCGCGTCTCTTCGTCCATCCATTCCAGGGTCTCGAGGCGCTCACGCAGGGCCATGCCGAGATAATCGACGAGAACTTCCATCTGCGCCTTGTATTCCGGCGGGAAGTAGCGCTCGACATAGATCTGGCCCAGCGCCATGCCCATGGCTCCGTTCACGTATTGCACGCCACGGGATTCCAGCGGGCGCGGTTCGTCCACGCCCGACAGGGTGCGGTCGTAGAAGTCGAAGGAGCGCTCGTAGAATTCCGGCGTGAGCGACCCGCGATTGCTCGACAGGTAGCGGAAGGTCATCCAGTCCTGCCAGGTTTCCACCGGAACCTCGGTGAACAGGGTGGCGAGGGACTGGATGGCAGTATCCTGACGGATCACCACTTCGGTCTGGTCCGCGAAGTCCAGGGCTTCCATGAAGGCGGTCCAGTTGAAGCCCGGTGCGTCGGCGGCGAGCTGTTCCGTCGTCATCAGGTTGTAGGTCCGGGTCCTGTCACGGCTGTCTTCGCGGGTCCAGTGTACCTCAGCGAAGGCCGTTTCCAGATCGAGGATGCGCTGGGCACGCTCGGCGCCGCCCTCGACACCGATAAAGCCGAACGTATCGCCGATATAGGCGACATAGGCATCGCGGTAGCCCTGGTAGCGCTCGGTGTCTTCGAGGTAGTAGTCGCGGGTCGGCAGGCCGAGGCCACTCTGGCTGACGCCGACGATGTAGCGGTCCGGATTGCCCTGGTCGCGCGTTACGCCCGCACCGAAGATGGAGCTTGTTCCGGGCATGCCCATCAGGGTCGCGATGTCGTCATGGCTGGTGGCGGCGGCGATGCGGTCGATCATCGGCTGGGCCGGCTCAAAACCACGCGCCTGAAGCGTATCCTGGTCCATATACGACGCATAGAGATCGCCGATCTGCTGCAGCGGCTGGCCAGCAGTCGTTTCGGCCGCGACGGCTTCCTCGATGATGCCGTTGATACGCTCTTCCGACAGAAGGAAGAGCTCGGTGAAGGAGCCGAAGCGGGAGAAGCCCTGCGGCATCTCGACCGAGTCAAGCCAGCCACCGTTCACATAGCGGTTGAAATCGTCACCCGGGTGAACCGAACTGTCGACATGCTGGGTCTCGATGCCCCAGCTCCCGAGGCGCGGATCACCGGCAGACGGGTCACCGACCGAGGTCGTTACCGCGCTGGTGCCGGCCTCGTCCTGTGCTGTTGTGTCAGCAATGGGCGCTTCATTCGCAGCCGGGCTGCAAGCGGCCAACAGGGCCAGGCTCGCGCCGGCCAAGAGAAATTTCTTCATTCATACCTCCCCAAAATAGGCAAACCTTCGGGGGGGAAACTAGGGCTTTCCGGCGCTGGCGCAATACTTCCCGGGCATGTGTAACAGCCCTGTAATGAAAACGGCCCGACGTTTCCGCCGGGCCGCTTCATCATCATTCAGGCAAAACCTACCAGATCGAGACACGCTCTTCCGGCGGCAGGTAGAGGTCATTGTCCTCGGTCACGCCGAAGGCCTCGTACCAGACGTCGAGATTTCGCACGACGCCATTGGTGCGGTATTGCGACGGGCTGTGCGGGTCAGTTGCGAGGCGGTTGATCAGATTGTCCTCGCGATAGAGGCGGCGCCAGACCTGGGCCCAGGCCAGGAAGAAGCGCTGCTCACCGGTGAAGCCGTCAATGACCGGGGCCTCGCCATCACAGCAGGAATCGAGATGGTGCTGATAGGCGGTATAGGCCATCTGCAACCCGCCCAGATCGCCGATATTCTCGCCCATCGTGAATTCACCATTCACGAAGCGGCCCTCGACCGGGGAATAGCTCGAATACTGCGCGCCAAGACGGTCAGCGCGCGCCTCGAAGCGCTCATTGGTCTCCTCGCTCCACCAATCACGGATGGATCCGTCATAGTCGAAGCGGCGACCCTGATCGTCGAAGCCGTGGCCGATTTCGTGACCGATGACGGCGCCGATGGCTCCGTAATTCATCGCTGCATCGGCATTGGGATCGAAGAAGGGCGGCTGCAGGATGCCGGCCGGGAAGGTGATCTGGTTCATCAGCGGATTGTAGGACGCGTTGACCGTTTGCGGCGGGTAGGGCCAGGCATCGCGATCGACCGGGCCGGCCAGATCGGCGACCTGCTCGTTCCACTGGAACTCGTTCAGGCGCATCATGTTGCCGAACAGGTCGTCAGCGCGGATCTCGAGGTTCGAATAATCCTGCCACTCGTCCGGATAGCCAATGCGCGGCTCGAAGGTGGAGAGCTTCTGGAGGGCGTTGACGCGGGTTGCGTCGTCCATCCAGTCCAGCGCTTCGAGGCGACCGGCGAAAGCGGTGGTCAGGTTGTTGACCAGCTCTTCCATGGCGGCCTTGGATTCCGGCGGGAAGTGACGGTCGACATAGACCTGGCCGACGGCTTCGCCGAGCTGGCCACCCACCAGGTTGACGCCGCGACGATCGCGCGGGCGCTGGTCTTCGGTCCCGTTCAGCGTGGTGCCGTACATCGCGAAATTGGCGGCATCGAAGGCCTCCGGCAGGGCGCCGGCATTCGAGCGGATGAAGTGGAAGGTCATGTAGTCCTGCCACACATCAACCGGGGTTTCCGCGAAGATGGTGCCGGCCGCTTCGATCGCGCTCGGCTGGGCGACGAGATAGGTCGCTACGCTGTCGAGGCCGAGCTGTTCCATGCCGGCTTCGAAGTTCAGCTGCGGGGCCAGGGCAGACAGCTGGTCCATCGGCATCGGGTTGTAGATTTTCTGGATGTCGCGGCTGTCGGCCTGGGTCCAATGGGTCTCGGCGATGCGCATTTCCAGATCGAAAATGGCCTGGGCCTTGGTCGCACCGTCATCCATGCCGGCGAGGTCGAAGACCTGCTCGATATAGGCGAGGTAGGCATCGCGATAGCGCTGGTTGTCTTCTTCCAGATAGAAGTCGCGGTCGGGCAGGCCGAGACCGCCTTGGCCGACAAAGACCGTGTAGCGGGTCGTATCGGCGGGGTCGGGAATGATGCCGACGCCATAAGGCGACTGGTGATAGATCGTCGCGAACAGCGCGCCGATATCCTCATGGGTCTCGGCCGCAGCGATCTCGTCGAGATAGGGCTGGATCGGGGTCAGGCCGAGCTGGTCGATGGTCGAGGTGTCCATCCAGCTGCCATAGAGGTCGCCGACCTTCTGCTCGATGGTCCCGTTGGCCGCGTCGAGCGCGGCGAGCTCGAGGATGATTTCCTGGACCTGTTCCTCGGCTTCGATCGCGAGCTCGGTGAACATGCCGTAATTGGAGCGGTCGGACGGGATTTCCGTGCGGTCGAGCCAGGCGCCATTGGCGTAGCGGTAGAAGTCATTGCCGGCTGTGACGCTGGTGTCCATGCCGGTCAGGTCGAAACCCCAGGCGCCGATTTCCGGACTGGCGGTTGCGGTTGCGGTGGTTTGTGTCTCGGTCGCAGCCGGGTCGGTCGGTGCCGCCGGCTGGCAGGCCGCCGTGAGCGCCAGGACGGCGGTGCTGAGCAAAAGCTTTTTCATGCGAAAATCCCCTAATTCAGTGTTCAAGACGCAGAAACGCCCCGCATTGAATACAACGCGGGGCGTTTCGACGCCAATTATTCGGCAGGCGAGTGGTCGAGGTGACCGGCCTGCTCGCCATGGGCGAAATCGGTGTCGGTATAGTGGCCGCCGAGCGCCGGCTGTTTCTTGCCCGTCCACACCATCCGGAAGAAGCGGGCGATGTCGACCCCGATCGCATACATGGCCGGGACCAGCAGCAGGGTCAGGAAGAGGGCGAAGATGACGGCGAAGGCCAGAGCCACCACCATCGGCTTCAGGAACTCGGCCTGGGTCGAGCGTTCGGCCATCATCGGGAAGATTCCGAGGAAGGTCGTGACCGAGGTCAGCAGGATCGGACGGAAGCGCTGGACGCCGGCATCGACCAGGGCCTGGAAGGCCCCGACGCCATTGGCCCGCAGGCGGTTGACGAAGTCGAGCAGCACCAGGTTGTCGTTGATCACGACGCCCGCCGCAGCCCCGACCCCGAAATAGGAGAAGAGGGCGATCGGCATGCCGAACATGTAGTGGCCGAAGATTGCCCCGGTCAGCGAGAACGGGATGGCGATCATGATCACGATCGGCTGGAAGTAGGAGCGGAAGGCGATCGCCAGCAGCAGGTACATGGAGATCAGGGCGAACATCAGCAGCACGATGACTTCCGCCATGAATTCGCGCTGCCCCTCGGCCTGGCCGATTTCGTCGCGCGAGACGTGCGGGAAGCGGGCTTCAAACGTGTCCCAATAGTCGTCGTCGAGACTGGCATTGATGTCGCCCCGGGCGGCCGGATCCGACAGCTCGGCGCTGACCGTGATCGTGCGCATGCCGTTGCGCCGATTGATCCGGTTGAGACCCGGCGCAAAATCCGCCTCCGCGACCGTGGTGAGCGGGACTTCCCGTCCGTCCGCCGTGCGGATGCGAATGTCGCGGAAGGTATCCAGCGACCGGCGGGAATCCTCGTCCATGCGGATCATGACGCGAACGTCCTGACCTTCACGCGGCAGGCGCTGGGCCTCTTCGCCGTAGAAGGCCTGGCGGACCTGACGGGTGACGTCAGCGAGGGTCAGGCCGAGCGCCCGGGCATCCGGACGCAGGCGGACCTGCAGTTCGTCGGTCGAGGTCTGCATGGAGTCGATCACGTCATAGAGCGTGTCATAGCTGCGCAGCTGTTCCTTCAGGTCGGCAGCGGCTGCCCGCAATTCGTCCAGGCTCTGACCCGAGAGGGCGAAATTCATCGAATTGCCGCCATCATTGATCGTCGAGTCGAGACGGATTTCCTCGGCATCCGGGATCGGACCCAGGAATTCGCGGATCTTGGCGGCGACTTCCGCCGTCGGCAGGCCGCCGGGACGATCCTCGGGATCGGCCAGGGTGATCCAGGCGCGGATCCGGCCATCGGTGGCCATCGTCGAGCGGCTTTCGATCATGTCGATCTCGCCGGGGAACGCCTCGCGATAGAATTGCAGGGCCTGGTCCTGGGCGCTGTCGAGTTGCTGACGCACCTGTTCGGTCCGGTTCCACGGCGTGCCTTCGGCAAGCTGGATCGTGGTCTGGATCGTCTCATTCTCGATCTGCGGCATGAAGACAGAGCCGACGCGATTGGTCGCCAGCAGGGCAATCGAGATGCCGAAGATCAGGAAGAAGCCGATGAAGGTCGCATAGCGGTTGCGGATGCAGGCCTTGGCCGCCGGGCGGTAGACGTTGCGGGCAAAGGCCAGCAGCGAGTTGGCGATGGCGCGCTGGACCGCGATCAGCGGACCGAAGAAGCCGGTATTGGACTGCGGCTTCATGTGCGACAGGTGGGCCGGCAGGATGAGCAGGGACTCGACCAGCGAGAAGCTCAGGGCGGCGATCACCACCAGCGAGATCTGGCTGGTGAACTGCACTTCCGGACCGGTCAGCAGCATCCAGGGCGAGAACATCATGATGGTGGTGATGACCGCGAAGATGACCGGCTTGGCCACCATCTGGGTGCCGATGACGGCAGCCGTCAGGCCCGGTTCGCCGCGTTCAACCCGGTCGTGAATATTCTCCCCGACCACAATGGCGTCATCGACGACGATACCGATCACGAGCAGGAAGGCGAACAGCGACAGCATGTTCAGCGTCACGCCGAGCATTGGCAGGATCAGGAAGGCGCCGCCAAAGGCAACAAAGATGCCGATGGTCACCCAGAAGGCGACGATGGGGCGCAGGAAGAGGAAGAGGACGATGAGGACCAGCACGCCACCGAACAGGGCCGAGCTGGCGATCGTTTCCATCCGGCCGGTATACTGCTCGGAATTGTCCCACCACAGCGACAAATGGGTGCCGTCGGGCAGTTCCAGACGCTTGCGATCGATATAGTCACGGACCTGCTGGGAGGTGTCGACGACGTCGATATTCGGCGAGGTTTCGACCACGACCAGAACCATCGGCTCGCCATTATAGGTGGCTTCCAGGTTTGAATCGACGAAGCCGTCGGTCACCCGGGCGACATCGCGCACCCGCAGGGTGCCGCCATCAGCGGTCTGGCGGATGATGATGTCCTCGAATTCCGGAGCCGTGTCGGCCAGCTGGCGCGAGGTGATCGGCACTTCGCCGAGCTCGGTGCGGATGGTGCCGGCCGAGGCGTTAAGCGAAGTGGAGCGGACGGCGCGGACGATCTCGTCGAAGGTCAGGTCATAGCGGCGCAGGGTCTCCTCGGAGACCTCGATCGAGACTTCCTCGTCGCGCGTCGCCCACATGTTGACGATGGAGGCACCGGGAAGCTGGGCCACCTCGTCGCGGATTTCCCGGGCGATGGCTTGCAGGTCCCGGCGTTCGGCGGCGCCGTGAACGGCGAAACCAACGACCTGGTCCTGGGACCGCCAGGGCGTGACGACGGGGCGGAAGGCCGATTGCGGGAGGTTGTTGACCGAGTCGACTTCCAGCTTGATGGCGTCAATGAACTCGCCGACATCGACCGAGCGCTTGCCCTCGATATTGACGAAGCCGCCGCCTTCACGTGCGGTCGAGGTGATGGTCTCGATGCCATCCATGTCCGCGAGGGCTTCCTCGATGCGGACGATGATCTGTTCCTCGACTTCCTGCGGCGAAGCACCGGGCCAGGCCACCGAAACGCTGGCGCCGTTGACCGAGACGGTCGGGAAGACCTCCCGGTTCAGCGACTTGTAGCCCATGAACCCGCCGATGACGGCGATGATCATGACCAGGTTGGCGGCGACGGAATTGCGCGCCCACCAGCCGATAATACCGCCCCGCGGGGCCTCGTCATGTGTGGTGTTCGGATCGGTCATCGCCGTCTCCCTTCGTCAGCGCGGTGCGCTTAGCCGTTGCTCGCGACAGCACCGCTGTCGGCGTCGCCGGTTTCGGTTTCAGCCAGGCCCTCGGCCGGTTCTTCATCATAGGTCGCCGAATAGGCCGCCATCATCTCGCCGCTCTGGGCGAAGGTCTGGATGCGCATGCCATCATTGGCGCCACGGATCGGTGAGGTGACCACCAGTTCGCCACGCTCGACGCCCGAGGAGACGACGACGCGGTCGGAATTGGAGTCGATCACGTGGACCGTCCGGACCGAGAGCGTGCCGCCTTCTTCAGCGACATAGACATTGTCCTGACCACGCAGGGCAGAGCGGGGCAGAATGTAGGCGTTCTCGACATCGCGTCCTGTGATGCTGGCGGTCACGAACAGGCCGACAGCCAGCGGCACGCCATTGGCAGCGCCGGCACCGTAGGGATCGGTCACCTCGGCGATGGCATAGAGAACACGGGTCTGCGGATCGATGGCGCTGTCGGTGCGGATGATCCGGCCCTGCCAGGTGTGCTGGCGGTCAGCGAGCGTTGCCGTCAGCTGCACGGGCATGCCTTCACCTTCGCCACCGGCGTTATAGGCGATCGGAATACCCAGCAGGCCGAGTTCATGGTCGGTCAGCGGCAGGCGCACCAGGATGGCATCGGTCGAGAAGACCTCACCCATCGGCGTGCCCGGCGAGACATATTGGCCGAGACCGATATTCTGGCTGCGCACGCGGCCGCTGAACGGTGCCGAAATGCGGGTCCGCTGCAGGTCGAGGCGAGCCGACTGGAGCGAGGCTTCAGCGGCAGCCAGCTGGGCGCGGGCTTCGGCCATTTGCGGCTCGCGCAGGGTCAGCGAGGAGGCTTCCCCGTCACCCAGCACGGCCCATTCGCTGGCGGCCAGTTCGGATTCGGCCTGCTCGCGGATCAGCGCCTGTTGGGCCTGGGCGACCTGGGCCGAAGCGCGGGTGACGGCGAGCCGGTAGTCGGCATCGTCGATCTGAACGAGGGTTTCTCCGGCCTCGAAGAAACCGCCCTCGATGAAGTCCGGGTTCACATAGGTGATCCGGCCGGCCACTTGCGGGACCAGATTGATCTGGGTGCGCGGCCGGGCCTCGCCTTGCGACGAGACCTGCAAGGCAATTGTTTCCAGCTGGGCTGCGTCGACAAAGACCGCGACCGGGCGAGGCGCCGCATTGGCGCGGTCGGGTTCTTCCTGTGTGGCGAAGAGGCCGAAGATGACGACCAGTCCGGCGGCGGCAACAACGCCGATGATCACGAAGCGTCCGATGAGCTTACCCATGATTATTCTCCTGTCTGCGCGGCCGGGTCTGCGGACTGGGCCGCGGAGAAATCGCCGGCGAGGGCGAGGTAAAGATCGACACGATTGGTCGCGCGTTCGCGACGTGCCGAGATGTACTGGCTTTCAGCGCTGATCCGCCGCGACTGGGCGGTCAGCAGTTCAAAGATGGTCGATACGCCGCGGGCGTACTCGCGGACCACAAGGTCTTCGGCAGCGGCCGCTTCTTCATAGGCCTGGCGCAGGCTCTCGACCCGACGGGCGAGAATAACGTCGGCATGGATGGCGTTCTCCGCTTCCTGCCAGGCGGTCAGGACCGTCGCGACATAGCTCGCAACCAGCCCTTCGGCATTGGCATAGACCTGGTCACGCTGGGCCAGCAGGCTGCCACCGTCGAAAATCGGGGCGACGAGCGAGGCGGTCAGGCTGGAGACCAGCGTGTCCAGGTCGAACATGTCCGAGACGTCGAGGCCGCCCGTGCCGGAGGATCCGCGCAGGGACAGGCTCGGGATGAGAGCCTTGGCTGCGGCTTGCGATTGCAGGCCGGCGGCGTCGAGGCGGTCTTCCGCGGCACGCACGTCGGGGCGACGGGCGAGCAGGTCGACCGGCGTGCCAAGGCCGCCGAGGGCGTCAAAGCTCGGGAAGTCGGTTCCGGGTGTCAGGGTCGCAGCCGGATAGCGCCCGAGAAGGGTCTCGAGGCTGCGGGCCGAGGCCGATTCCGCGCGCTGGCGGGAGGCGAGGGCCGCTTCCGAGGAGGCCAGGGCGCTGCGCGCCGTGCGGACATCGGAACTGCGTACCAGGCCGCGGGCGAAGCGACGTTCGGTCAGGTCGAGCGAGCGCTGGCGGGTTGCGACGTCGCGCTCGGCGAGCTCGGTCTGCAGGCGGGACTCGATGAGCGAGAACCATCCCTTGGCGACCAGGCCGGCGATCGAGAGCTGTGTGGCGCGAAGGTCTTCCGCTGCCGCCTCGGCGTTCAGGCCGCTGGCGCGGGCATTGTCGCGCAGGGCGCCCCAGAGGTCGGTTTCCCAGGACGCGGAAAGTCCGAGACCGTAGCTGTTCGAGCCCGAGCCGACATTCGGCTCGGTGCGCTGGTAGCTGGCGCTGCCGTCAAGCTGGGGCAGGTAGCGCGCACCGCTGATACGGGCCGCGGCCAGGGCACCATGATAGCGCGCCAGTGACTGGTTGAGGGTTGGATTGCCGGCGAAGGCCTCGTCGATCAGGGCGGTCAGGCGGTCATCCTGCATGGATGCGACCCAGTCCCGCGCCAGCTCGGCTCCGGC
This window contains:
- a CDS encoding efflux transporter outer membrane subunit, translating into MAKRLLVIATALATASCSSLQAFETREFSADGTLPPAPTAWSAGTGEAGAELARDWVASMQDDRLTALIDEAFAGNPTLNQSLARYHGALAAARISGARYLPQLDGSASYQRTEPNVGSGSNSYGLGLSASWETDLWGALRDNARASGLNAEAAAEDLRATQLSIAGLVAKGWFSLIESRLQTELAERDVATRQRSLDLTERRFARGLVRSSDVRTARSALASSEAALASRQRAESASARSLETLLGRYPAATLTPGTDFPSFDALGGLGTPVDLLARRPDVRAAEDRLDAAGLQSQAAAKALIPSLSLRGSSGTGGLDVSDMFDLDTLVSSLTASLVAPIFDGGSLLAQRDQVYANAEGLVASYVATVLTAWQEAENAIHADVILARRVESLRQAYEEAAAAEDLVVREYARGVSTIFELLTAQSRRISAESQYISARRERATNRVDLYLALAGDFSAAQSADPAAQTGE
- a CDS encoding efflux RND transporter periplasmic adaptor subunit, encoding MGKLIGRFVIIGVVAAAGLVVIFGLFATQEEPDRANAAPRPVAVFVDAAQLETIALQVSSQGEARPRTQINLVPQVAGRITYVNPDFIEGGFFEAGETLVQIDDADYRLAVTRASAQVAQAQQALIREQAESELAASEWAVLGDGEASSLTLREPQMAEARAQLAAAEASLQSARLDLQRTRISAPFSGRVRSQNIGLGQYVSPGTPMGEVFSTDAILVRLPLTDHELGLLGIPIAYNAGGEGEGMPVQLTATLADRQHTWQGRIIRTDSAIDPQTRVLYAIAEVTDPYGAGAANGVPLAVGLFVTASITGRDVENAYILPRSALRGQDNVYVAEEGGTLSVRTVHVIDSNSDRVVVSSGVERGELVVTSPIRGANDGMRIQTFAQSGEMMAAYSATYDEEPAEGLAETETGDADSGAVASNG
- a CDS encoding efflux RND transporter permease subunit — protein: MTDPNTTHDEAPRGGIIGWWARNSVAANLVMIIAVIGGFMGYKSLNREVFPTVSVNGASVSVAWPGASPQEVEEQIIVRIEEALADMDGIETITSTAREGGGFVNIEGKRSVDVGEFIDAIKLEVDSVNNLPQSAFRPVVTPWRSQDQVVGFAVHGAAERRDLQAIAREIRDEVAQLPGASIVNMWATRDEEVSIEVSEETLRRYDLTFDEIVRAVRSTSLNASAGTIRTELGEVPITSRQLADTAPEFEDIIIRQTADGGTLRVRDVARVTDGFVDSNLEATYNGEPMVLVVVETSPNIDVVDTSQQVRDYIDRKRLELPDGTHLSLWWDNSEQYTGRMETIASSALFGGVLVLIVLFLFLRPIVAFWVTIGIFVAFGGAFLILPMLGVTLNMLSLFAFLLVIGIVVDDAIVVGENIHDRVERGEPGLTAAVIGTQMVAKPVIFAVITTIMMFSPWMLLTGPEVQFTSQISLVVIAALSFSLVESLLILPAHLSHMKPQSNTGFFGPLIAVQRAIANSLLAFARNVYRPAAKACIRNRYATFIGFFLIFGISIALLATNRVGSVFMPQIENETIQTTIQLAEGTPWNRTEQVRQQLDSAQDQALQFYREAFPGEIDMIESRSTMATDGRIRAWITLADPEDRPGGLPTAEVAAKIREFLGPIPDAEEIRLDSTINDGGNSMNFALSGQSLDELRAAAADLKEQLRSYDTLYDVIDSMQTSTDELQVRLRPDARALGLTLADVTRQVRQAFYGEEAQRLPREGQDVRVMIRMDEDSRRSLDTFRDIRIRTADGREVPLTTVAEADFAPGLNRINRRNGMRTITVSAELSDPAARGDINASLDDDYWDTFEARFPHVSRDEIGQAEGQREFMAEVIVLLMFALISMYLLLAIAFRSYFQPIVIMIAIPFSLTGAIFGHYMFGMPIALFSYFGVGAAAGVVINDNLVLLDFVNRLRANGVGAFQALVDAGVQRFRPILLTSVTTFLGIFPMMAERSTQAEFLKPMVVALAFAVIFALFLTLLLVPAMYAIGVDIARFFRMVWTGKKQPALGGHYTDTDFAHGEQAGHLDHSPAE